AATAGAATGTCATAGAAGTGCCAAGTTCTTCGTTCATCTGGTATTTGGTTTATAATTAGGATCCATGTAATCAGAATACGTAAACAAAATGAGACCtctttatattataaaaacaaatctAATCCTGCAACTACTAAAGACTTCTAATACATTAAGCGCTGGCAATCTACTGGTGACCAGAAGCAACATTAGTTTTTATCTATCTCAGTAAAGAAGATGctggtaaagaaaaaaaaaaaaaaagataggcACTCTTTATAAGGCATCAAACTTATCATCAAGTCAAAAGCGAACTAGAAATACTGGCATTGCTTTCAAACTGAAAAAATGGGGTCGCCAAGAAAAGACAGTAGCAAAGAAACCAGGAGAAGTATAAAACAGACTTCACAAAGATGTAAAAAGCAAACTAACAGAATGAAGGTAAGGTACACACACATTATTAGTTCTTACTTCTAAGTTTGTTCGAAACAGCTCTTATCCAGGCTCTGTCCTTCTCGTTATATGCATATCTCATGCTTGAAGTCAACAGGAAAAAACCTTCAATATTCCCCATGTAATTCATGCTTGGATTAGGACTGAGTAGCACTGGTTGTACCAAGACAGAACGAGTCCCCTGAGGAAGTATATTCCAAAATTCAGCATCTGTAATAACGATTAAATATTGGCATTAGACAGTAGGAACAGTTTAAAGAACATAGCTGAAAAGGAAAATATTGCACTGATATcactaattcatattttaacatcCAAAAAGATGCCATTAATTATTATAAGCACTTAGATTATCTCCTACTTCACAAACCATATATTCACTGTAAATGATAATCATTGTACACTAATTTTCCCTTTTACTTAGCCAACCACCCAAAGATTAATTGGGAGAAGGAGCCAACAAGTGCACGAGAGTTACAGGGTCAAGGTTAATTGTCGGCAAGGATAAATGTCATCATAAAGCTTCCTAGTCTTGGTGGTTCAAATGAAACAAGAAAGTAAGAAACCAGGGAAAGCCACAGACATTAGCAACATAGTTCCTAGTCTTAAGATGTTCTTAGAAGCTAAATTATTCATCAATTGAAATCTCAGACACATTGAAGACGATCATATCCCTTCAATACAAAAGCTAACGAAAATTATTTACCTGCAGTTTGAGGGAAATAAAGGGTGTCTGTCAAATCAGAGAGACCGGTTTCTTCTATACTACTTTTAAACCAATCAAGTACATTATCTTTTGATACACCATCAGGCAAATTCCAATATCCACGTATACATAATTCACCTTGCGTTAATATCAACTACAAAATTTGAGATATCAACAACAAACAAAATTAGTAATAACTCAAAAGAATAGAAGCTATAAATTCcctaatttagttcttttttttttactcggGGTTTTTACCACAGAGGTGGTGTTGGTATTTCGCAATAAAACATATGTTGCCCAAGCTAAAGCCTCTTTTTGTGCAACCGACACATTTTCTGACATAACAAAGATTTGCTCAGCACCTTCAGGCAGAGTCGTTTGATCCAGTGGAGCTGCACCCTATGCATCATGTTACTACAAACATTATATCTAAacttaaattcaaattgaacaacaaatttgaaaaataaaattattaccttGAGAAATTTACCAAGGTAAGGAAGTGTAATTGAAAAGGCAGCCAAAGATAGACCTAAAGCCTCCGTTCTCTACACCAAAAGCatcgattaaaaaaattataatgagaAGTTAAAACTGTAATGAAATAGAGAAGGCAAGTTACCAGCTGCGCAGCGGAAACGGAGTCGGATCCAAGCAAATGGTTCAATATGAGAAGGGAACCGAACCCGTATCCGATCCACCTAGGTAAATAGGATTCGTCCAATCCAGGAATACCCAAAGTGAATCTAAGAACAGAGAGATTCATTTGTTGCTGGGAATTGTCCAGACGAGCGGAGATTGATGCCATTTTGGGGCGAAATTTGAGAGGGAGAGGGGTTTTCAACTGAATTAACGGATTTAAAAGCTGGGTTTTAGTCGTTAGTATTGTCATAGTTTCCCCCTTtagtgaaatgaaattgatttgGGTGAGagcttaatttaatattattttgttcttGTACGAATATACACAAATTTTGTAATAGTATCCATCAATTGTTTTACTTTtagttacttttttttttagattaaacTATACATATATccatttaattataatttttttattttagacacttaaaataaaatccttccaatttaaatatttacattatagtttgattattttggttatttctTCATGGATTAATCAAAAGAtcgatataataataaatatagtaatcaattttacatattatatctattcagttataattttaaaaattaaccttcaaaatttacaaatattttcaatttgatcctaattttaaaaattttaaaatatataaaagtacataaatattttaaaatataataataaatttaaattttatattaatattattattaaataaaaacttaaactaTTCATATTTATAGATAAGcaacatttttttgaattattattttacttaaacatacatattatcattatactaatagtttaaatattgaattatattttatattaaatattaaattaaattttaattgtaatttaaaatattcaaatttattcataaatagtatcatattgttttaaattatttcttacataaacataaaaatatttaattttaaaataaataaaattgaatagataAAGTCTCATAAAATATCAATAcagtatatattatattaaatcgcacttctattgtaatttaaattgttggaatttttaaataagtaatattttattattttatattgattccAACTTTAAAAGATATgctatcattattttaaatctaaaattttgaatagataaagtctaataaatatcaaatattcattATATTTGTCTTAAAGTACacttttattctaatttatactattattttattattatattaaagctAAAAGTTCTAAATAAAAAGttgatattaaatattgaattataatttatattcatcTTGAATTAcactttatttataatttaaattattaaaatttatagataaGAAATATCTTAttgcaaaatattttaattatttcatattaaataaaacaaaacatattattaaagaaataaaattattttagtatctttaaataataattaaccaACAAGTGGACTTCTGTGTTTAAATCAAATTCGAATTTTGGAGTCGTTACTGTTGAGAGGATTTTACCTAAATAACACCCCGACTCGAACAAGATTGATCTGAGACCTTAAATCAAATGAGGTCATCTGTGActatacaaaaaaaatgataattacttatattaataaaacaaaattagttgagcgcattttaaaacaaatttccaAAGGTGTTTAAGGCCAAGCAAAAGCTCTCAAGGGTTTAATTGTAGCAAAGCAATGTAGGAGCGCTATCAGAGGCTTAGGTGTGGATACCTAACCCAATTACTGTGCAGAGGTACCAAATCCCTAACTCATGCACTTAAAAATTAACCAGTTAACTCCTTATTTTGGCCTTAAACATGACCAAATCAAATCCATGACTTGTGGttctcaaaattcatattttaaacatcATACATGATcatcaaaacacattaaaacaatATGAGACCAACATGATCACATGTTATCAaacttaaacatcaaaattagtTTACTTGGCATACAAGAAACACATGAGACATATATCCACACCATTATACACATAAATACATACTAAGATTACAATTCACTAAAATTGCATATTCAAGTCATCAAAATGGACATTAACTATTACCATTTACGCTAGGAACATGCCAACTCAAACTTAGAATTCAAAAGATGATACAAACATTGCTTAGTTGATAAATGAGTCTCAGATGCTATCAATCTACTCGAGTCCATAAGTCCTAATCATCACTGATACATGGAAATAAACAAGTTATCACGTGAGTAAAGGGCCTCAGTGATGCTAACATAATTTCAAAGCAATGCATAAGCAAATCAAGTATGTAAActgttgaaaaaaaattcggttcaaaagcagttttcttgcacagcggAAAAGTAAAATTCTGAAAACCCagccgatttgtgatatttatagtaataattttttcccaaaatagtACCTATGTTTTGGGCGAAACGGATCTTAGACattcttgatttttaattaaacaacCTTCTTcattattctcgtaccacgaattatttcaagtgtgggctcaaacAGTTTTGAAACAAACAAAGACCCAAGAATAATTtttactttcagtaggaaagtaaaCCTCTCTCTCTTATAGAAATCGGTAGAATTGTTATGTAACATCCTGCTTAGCGAAGTCCCAATGATTGAAAAATGTTATTGGAGGCAAGGCACAAAGAGTAAGATTTAAGCGAGTAAGACATAAGGATTTGGCTAAGCATAAAAAATTTTTCGAAAACGCCTGTTCGCCTTAGCTCAACAGATTCTAAAAGAAAAGCTTTGTAAGAAGAGTATGTGGCGAACCAAAAGTGTTTTGTCTGTGAGGCCCTTTGTAATAGGGATAGTTTAGggaaatcatgaaaggggtAAGGTATGACCAAACAAGGAATAATGGTATGAATGTACAAATATATGGATATGGAGCATAGTCATAGAAAGGTACGATTGGCAAATAGTATTCGCTCAAATGCACTTTTTGTCATTTAGAATGGGCGAACCCCAATATGAGTATAAAACAAGTAAGGATTTCATGTCTGATTACTATGAGTGGTGAAATGAGACTTATGATTATGTAAAATGACCTTAGGATGTGAGTTCACGCTAGTGGCGCAGTATGCCCTGTAACCAATATGGTCTCATGCCAACTAAATTGTAAGGAAAGCTTGTTAGGAATTAACCGAACATGAACTAGAATGGTTAAAGGCTGAAGGAGTAATCGAGTATCTTATAGAGGTGGAAGATTTTAATAAGGCTGTTCAGTCTTGATGTGACGTTTACCAAGTTCCCATAGAGGGTTAAGTTAAAAGAACACCCTGGTTAGGTTAAGAAAAAGGTTatcttctttcccttttttctttgaaaaacaaaaaagatttaGGGCTAAGGTGAGATAAAAACATTGCTCTGAGCTAAGTTCAAAATCCTAGATATTTCTAGTTATTTTCTTCACGAAAAGTTATGTTTCGTGACTCTACTTGACAAGGGAACATAGATCTGTAATTATGCTTGGACAAATAGAGCTTAGTGATATGTTTAGGTTTACAATGATGATAAAGGTTACTCGAATGGGTTTTAAGAAAGTGTCTCTGTTTATCAAGGTAGAGGAGGCTGTATGATCTGGCTGAATGATGGATCTAGAGCCCAAACTGTTGATTTCACAAGGAAAGGCTAGATTTGAAGTTTAAACTACCTTTGAGGTTATCAAGTGAAACCCTAAATTGACTCATGCATTCATAATATGCCTTTTATAAACTTCTATGCTAAGTAACCAAATCATGAAATAGAACTAGTAAAATATAATGTGATGACTCTAATGAGGAACATAAGATTTATGGACTTGCATGTATGGATAACATGAAGTTTCATAGTCAACGTATGAAACATGAATCTCGAGGTTAAATGATGCTTATGTAGcaccccaaactcgacctaGACGCTATGGCTGAATTTGGAAAGCTACATTGGCCACCGAAATGGCCTAGAAAATCTTTCGTAGTTTTGAAACGTACTTTTAAAAACCATTTGCGTAAATCATTTCAAACTAGTGAAATCgagaaattttagaaatcgatgacattgatattttatttgtaaaaagtTTGATCGTTGTTCAAAACTTTCGTAATTtcaatcatatttcaaaatcatttattcaaaactaaaGAACTTGACTATTTGtcactatttaaaaaaacatgttaaattcataaaattaaatgtctttaaaaatatcatttgtaaacatcataaaatttgaaattaagtctaattttattaagaacTTATTTCTCGATTTGTAGCGAAAAATGTAATATTGATATATTCTTACGAAAATCATAACGAACCGTTTTGCTAAAACCATATTTTgctaaaaatcaatattttatttaagtttgatAAAACATCAATAGGcaatttaaaacctaaaaacaatTAAGTCATATATTTGtctaaaactcattttcattgTCCTAGTGAAAAGAGTGATTTTGTCaagttttaataaaaccaaGTTTCGTGCATAATATTAATCAAATACTAATTTATGcgtttttaaaaacttaatgtCATGCAAACAATTCATTCAAATCACAATGAAAAATCTCTAAAGTAAAGTCATGCCACATCCATAATCAAACTTATTACAAatgcaaaataacaaaatatcaaaataaaatttaattactttaatttaaaaataattctaagAAACTTCTTCAAATGTCGTCATCGCATCCTAACCTCGAGGTTatctgtaaaataaaaaaaaactaaatggagtgagctataaagcttagtgtgagtcttATAACAAGTTAAATAGCAATAAGCACATACATATCGTACAACATAATCAATATTATGCATATGATCATGGTAGTGCAATTTTTGGAAAACAATTAtgcaaatttttataaaacatcctACCTATCACCGCTACACTCCAAaaagagttccccagaactcatctATACAAACACTCCAATATGTGGATGAAGCTACCAATATTCGCAGACAAGCAGCCATGTaggttgtggataaaccaccatgTTGGTTGTGGACGAAGCCACCAATTCTTCCTCCTTACAATATCCCACCctatgcatgtgatatggcgataatgaacatatatatatattttatttcaaaatatcatttatcaCATTAGGCGTGTTGAAACATGCAAATcgaatcatataatatcatgtttaacatgtgtttcacGTATTGTTTCAAGATATCAAAATATCaccatttatttttcatgtaaaatcaATTGTTCCATAATATCACATAACATGAGAATGAGAATAACATACTTTTCAAACAGTGAAAATCATAACCACACAACATACTTTTCACAAAATTAGTTGGTTCGAAACCACTTACTTGTATAATCCGTTTCGACGAATTTAGTCTCCCTTTTTAGAATACTTAAAGTATTCACATAAatcacaaatcaaataaaaatattttgtttaggTATTATTAACgttatatatataacttgtatCGATTTAGACCCACACCTAAATTCGTATGACCCGATAATAACGATTTCATTTCCTAACTCTAAGAGAGAAGATCAACCCTTGAACCCTTAGTTAAACATTAATACCATGTCAGTATATTggcatttttaataatatttttgaataaatgattatATTGAATCACTTACTTAATCAATGGTTCCAATGACAAACATCTCTGAAGGATGGAGTATGGATCCGGGGTTTCAAATAAATGCTTCATGCACGAACAAGAAATATCCTTGTTAGAATCTTTCATAAAAgagaataaagaaagaaataatctaATCGAAGGATTTAACAATACTTATGTAATCTCGAGGGTAAGGAGACTCAACGATCCTTGAAATGATTCAATTAAAGAGGAGGATTCTCaactaacaaataaaataaaataataaaaatgatagattagaaaagaataacaaaaaaatcaataaaatcaagatatgaagttgaataataaaaagGTTGATTACGAAAGAGAGGaggagaaaataagaaaatggtGAAAAAAAGTGGTGGTCAATGACGGCGGCATGATAGTAGTGGTGACGGTGGAGGTCCGAAAGTGGAGATGTGGTGGTGCGATTGGCTAGGAATGGAGGAGATGTGGAAGAATTAAGGAAAAAGGTTTTGTTGATGAGgtgaaatggaagaaaaatgaagaggaaaGGGAGGAAAAAGGAGGAGCAAAAGATGGAGTggcaaaaatggaaatgaaggaaaaaattaacATCAAAAGGTATAACAGGTTCAATGTATGTCACACAAGGTAAGGGTGAAGAAAATAGGCATGTTGAGGGGATAAAGCAGCAAAAAGAGGATCATGAGAGTGAAAAGAGGGGTTTAGGAGGGAAATTTGActagttaaaaaagaaaaaaaaatcttcctTCGCATGGTAACTAGGAGTGGACGGTAATGGAAGCTTTTTTCCATgcaaaaattaccaaaaaaaattaaataaaatatggagTGTGTGGAGACTTGAACTAGGACCCTTAGGAAATTATTTAAGCTCCTAACCACTAAGCTAACTTACTTTTTTGTTCACAAActacaacatttattttaaaaacatggtgtGACCTTTGCTAAGGTTTGAAGAAAAATTGCACCATATAGAAAATCATATGAGGGAAGGGATTCAAATGAGCAAAAGATCATCTACAAAATTCGGGCATGACCACTCTCAgttcattaacccaatttctactaatCCAGTTTATAGGGATGTGATAACTTGTGTCTGGATAATGGTAATGTGTCTGAAAGGCCTGGATGTGTTTGTTACGAATAAGTCAAGATATGATGAGTTCATGAAAGATGGGTCTAAGTATGAAGAGTCTGTGTCTGTCTCTGGAATTATCAAAGGGGTTCATCGGGACTAAAAACACGAATCTCTAAA
The window above is part of the Gossypium raimondii isolate GPD5lz chromosome 9, ASM2569854v1, whole genome shotgun sequence genome. Proteins encoded here:
- the LOC105798505 gene encoding protein COFACTOR ASSEMBLY OF COMPLEX C SUBUNIT B CCB2, chloroplastic isoform X2 — encoded protein: MTILTTKTQLLNPLIQLKTPLPLKFRPKMASISARLDNSQQQMNLSVLRFTLGIPGLDESYLPRWIGYGFGSLLILNHLLGSDSVSAAQLRTEALGLSLAAFSITLPYLGKFLKGAAPLDQTTLPEGAEQIFVMSENVSVAQKEALAWATYVLLRNTNTTSVLILTQGELCIRGYWNLPDGVSKDNVLDWFKSSIEETGLSDLTDTLYFPQTADAEFWNILPQGTRSVLVQPVLLSPNPSMNYMGNIEGFFLLTSSMRYAYNEKDRAWIRAVSNKLRR
- the LOC105798505 gene encoding protein COFACTOR ASSEMBLY OF COMPLEX C SUBUNIT B CCB2, chloroplastic isoform X3, which encodes MTILTTKTQLLNPLIQLKTPLPLKFRPKMASISARLDNSQQQMNLSVLRFTLGIPGLDESYLPRWIGYGFGSLLILNHLLGSDSVSAAQLRTEALGLSLAAFSITLPYLGKFLKGAAPLDQTTLPEGAEQIFVMSENVSVAQKEALAWATYVLLRNTNTTSVLILTQGELCIRGYWNLPDGVSKDNVLDWFKSSIEETGLSDLTDTLYFPQTAGDSFCLGTTSATQS
- the LOC105798505 gene encoding protein COFACTOR ASSEMBLY OF COMPLEX C SUBUNIT B CCB2, chloroplastic isoform X1; translation: MTILTTKTQLLNPLIQLKTPLPLKFRPKMASISARLDNSQQQMNLSVLRFTLGIPGLDESYLPRWIGYGFGSLLILNHLLGSDSVSAAQLRTEALGLSLAAFSITLPYLGKFLKGAAPLDQTTLPEGAEQIFVMSENVSVAQKEALAWATYVLLRNTNTTSVLILTQGELCIRGYWNLPDGVSKDNVLDWFKSSIEETGLSDLTDTLYFPQTADAEFWNILPQGTRSVLVQPVLLSPNPSMNYMGNIEGFFLLTSSMRYAYNEKDRAWIRAVSNKLRSKN